From one Micromonospora siamensis genomic stretch:
- a CDS encoding VOC family protein, with amino-acid sequence MLDHFSVPVRDLPVAAAFYDAVLAPLGGRRIMEPGPIGYGVDRPDFWLEPASPDATPVPAHVAFTAPDREAVHAFHDAAIAAGAEVLHAPKVWPEYHPTYYGTFVRDPDGNNVEAVCHRPQ; translated from the coding sequence GTGCTCGACCACTTCTCTGTCCCGGTGCGCGACCTGCCGGTCGCCGCCGCCTTCTACGACGCCGTGCTCGCCCCGCTGGGCGGGCGGCGGATCATGGAGCCCGGCCCCATCGGGTACGGCGTCGACCGCCCCGACTTCTGGTTGGAGCCCGCCAGCCCGGACGCGACGCCCGTGCCGGCGCACGTCGCCTTCACCGCCCCCGACCGGGAAGCCGTGCACGCCTTCCACGACGCGGCGATCGCCGCCGGGGCGGAGGTCCTGCACGCCCCGAAGGTCTGGCCCGAATACCACCCGACCTACTACGGCACCTTCGTCCGCGACCCCGACGGCAACAACGTCGAGGCGGTCTGCCACCGCCCCCAGTAG
- a CDS encoding RNA polymerase sigma factor yields the protein MESGRVVAGIAGLVHDVGLAEELAQDALVAALEQWPRDGVPANPGAWLTTVGKRRAIDLIRRQQTQQRTLTELGRDLDEQVTVDFDAAVEERIDDDLLRLIFVACHPILSPIARAALTLRLLGGLTVGEIARAFLTSESTIGQRITRAKQTLATAHIPFEVPTASERAERVDSVLEVIYLIFNEGYAATAGDDWMRPELTREALRLARVLQGLMPDEAEVHGLAALLQVQASRIPARTGPDGEPVLLDDQDRARWDRLLISRGLAALDRARTLGDPGPYTLQAEIAACHARARTPAETDWPRIAARYADLVALVPSPVIELNRAVAVARADGPAAGLALARELADEPSLEHYHLLPSVLGDLLARLGRHDEARAEFERAAGLAGNGRDRKLLLDRAAESSQKKS from the coding sequence ATGGAGTCCGGGCGGGTGGTTGCCGGCATCGCCGGCCTCGTCCACGACGTCGGGCTGGCCGAGGAGTTGGCCCAGGACGCGCTGGTCGCCGCCCTGGAGCAGTGGCCGCGCGACGGGGTGCCGGCAAACCCGGGCGCCTGGCTGACCACCGTCGGCAAGCGCCGGGCGATCGACCTGATCCGTCGCCAACAGACCCAGCAGCGCACCCTCACCGAGCTGGGCCGCGACCTGGACGAGCAGGTCACGGTGGACTTCGACGCCGCCGTCGAGGAGCGGATCGACGACGACCTGCTGCGGCTGATCTTCGTGGCCTGCCACCCGATCCTGTCCCCTATCGCCCGCGCCGCGCTCACCCTGCGGCTGCTCGGTGGCCTGACCGTCGGCGAGATCGCCCGCGCCTTCCTCACCTCCGAGTCCACCATCGGGCAGCGGATCACCCGCGCCAAGCAGACCCTGGCCACCGCCCACATCCCGTTCGAGGTGCCCACCGCGTCCGAGCGGGCCGAGCGGGTCGACTCGGTCCTGGAGGTCATCTACCTGATCTTCAACGAGGGGTACGCGGCCACCGCCGGCGACGACTGGATGCGCCCCGAGCTCACCCGGGAGGCGCTGCGGCTGGCCCGGGTGCTCCAGGGGTTGATGCCCGACGAGGCGGAGGTGCACGGGCTGGCCGCGCTGCTGCAGGTCCAGGCGTCCCGCATCCCCGCCCGTACCGGCCCGGACGGCGAGCCGGTCCTCCTCGACGACCAGGACCGCGCCCGCTGGGACCGGCTGCTGATCAGCCGTGGGCTGGCCGCCCTGGACCGGGCGCGTACCCTCGGCGACCCCGGCCCGTACACCTTGCAGGCCGAGATCGCGGCCTGCCACGCGCGGGCGCGTACCCCCGCCGAGACGGACTGGCCGCGGATCGCGGCCCGCTACGCGGACCTGGTGGCGTTGGTGCCCTCGCCGGTGATCGAGCTGAACCGGGCGGTCGCCGTGGCCCGGGCCGACGGGCCGGCCGCCGGCCTGGCCCTGGCCCGTGAGCTGGCGGACGAGCCGTCGTTGGAGCACTATCACCTGCTGCCCAGCGTGCTCGGTGACCTGCTGGCGCGGCTCGGCCGGCACGACGAGGCGCGGGCCGAGTTCGAGCGGGCAGCGGGGCTGGCCGGCAACGGACGGGACCGGAAACTGCTGCTCGACCGGGCCGCCGAAAGTTCCCAGAAAAAATCTTGA
- a CDS encoding flavoprotein, with the protein MSQRGVLALVACAAPPVLRIGELIQLLQEDGWTVCLTATPTAATWIDREALAQQTGYPVRVKWRMPGEPEPHPPADVVAVVPATFNVINKWALGISDTLALGILNEALGAGLPVYAFPNVKAQLAAHPSYGQNWRLLEQVGARVIPMDDAGWTTVLGKLRTSQLPLSDNRQSPPAQNGFEQEMG; encoded by the coding sequence GTGAGCCAGCGCGGGGTGCTGGCGCTTGTCGCCTGTGCGGCTCCTCCGGTGCTGCGGATCGGGGAGCTGATCCAGCTTCTGCAAGAGGACGGGTGGACGGTGTGCCTCACCGCTACGCCGACCGCTGCCACCTGGATCGATCGAGAGGCGTTGGCGCAGCAGACGGGGTATCCGGTTCGGGTGAAGTGGCGGATGCCGGGTGAGCCGGAGCCGCATCCACCGGCGGATGTAGTAGCTGTGGTGCCGGCGACGTTCAACGTGATCAACAAGTGGGCGCTCGGTATCAGCGACACGCTTGCGCTCGGCATCCTCAACGAAGCCCTCGGCGCGGGACTCCCGGTATATGCGTTCCCGAACGTTAAGGCACAACTCGCCGCACATCCCAGCTATGGCCAGAACTGGCGACTGCTCGAGCAGGTAGGCGCTCGCGTCATACCAATGGATGACGCCGGCTGGACAACCGTCCTGGGCAAACTGCGTACGTCGCAGCTTCCGCTGTCCGACAACCGACAGAGCCCCCCTGCCCAGAACGGCTTCGAGCAGGAGATGGGTTAG
- a CDS encoding MMPL family transporter, with protein MFERLGRFVVRRAWWVIAGWLLAALAIVFTAPSLSDITSADQESFLPKSYESVQATELAKKAFPQQATATASIVVKRADGQPLTEADQTKVGELAQTLKAKDIAHTSGYLTGPPAVAPDKSVQVVTVGLDAPTPDDPALLDAVRDLRSSLGPALSGSGLSAGVAGDVASFVDNENTFNSAFAVVGVATIILIIGLILIIFRSPIAALLPVVVISVVMAVTSGLVAAAGKAFDLNVSQDLQTILLIVLFGIGTDYILFLLFRYRERLRAGDDKRTAMIVSVERVGEVITSAAGAVIVAFLVLLLASLGFFGSLGPALAIAVAVMLVTSLTLIPAIVSLLGRWVFWPSKAWQKAPKATMARRLGAAIGRRPALVAAASGALLVALAAGTLSYQADYDFSAGFPQDTESAKAAKDLQRGFAAGALAPTEVYLTTGNGSPLTDQQVNGFAAAAADAPGVARVQPTERGTDPSVARVNLLLNENPVSNEAITLVRDDLRDALHAAAPTGTKALVGGPTAIFADINSANNRDLSVILPVAAGLIALILALLLRSLVAPIYLVIAVLLNFAATLGATVYLFQGLQDKPGVTFQLPIILYLFVVAIGTDYNILMIARLREEAREGHEPHEAAAIGVEHAGPTVAAAGLILAGTFGVLMLAPISFLQQMGFAVAIGIVLSAFVMSMFFVPAVTALIGHAAWWPGHGDARRVEGPRAEPEPAGVA; from the coding sequence ATGTTCGAGCGGTTGGGCAGATTCGTCGTACGCAGGGCGTGGTGGGTGATCGCGGGCTGGCTGCTCGCCGCGCTCGCCATCGTCTTCACCGCACCGTCACTGTCGGACATCACCTCCGCCGACCAGGAGAGCTTCCTCCCCAAGTCGTACGAGTCGGTGCAGGCCACCGAGCTGGCGAAGAAGGCGTTCCCGCAGCAGGCCACCGCCACGGCGAGCATCGTGGTCAAGCGCGCCGACGGGCAGCCGCTCACCGAAGCCGACCAGACGAAGGTCGGCGAGCTGGCCCAGACGCTGAAGGCGAAGGACATCGCGCACACCAGCGGCTACCTGACCGGCCCGCCGGCCGTCGCGCCGGACAAGTCGGTGCAGGTGGTCACCGTCGGCCTGGACGCGCCGACCCCGGACGACCCGGCGCTGCTGGACGCCGTACGCGACCTGCGGTCCTCGCTCGGCCCGGCGCTGTCCGGCAGCGGGTTGAGCGCCGGGGTGGCCGGTGACGTGGCGAGCTTCGTCGACAACGAGAACACCTTCAACAGCGCCTTCGCCGTCGTCGGCGTCGCCACGATCATCCTGATCATCGGACTGATCCTGATCATCTTCCGCAGCCCGATCGCCGCGCTGCTGCCCGTCGTGGTGATCAGCGTCGTCATGGCGGTCACCAGCGGGCTGGTCGCCGCCGCCGGCAAGGCCTTCGACCTCAACGTCAGCCAGGATTTGCAGACCATCCTGCTGATCGTGCTGTTCGGTATCGGCACCGACTACATCCTGTTCCTGCTGTTCCGCTACCGGGAGCGGCTGCGCGCCGGCGACGACAAGCGCACCGCCATGATCGTCTCCGTGGAGCGGGTCGGCGAGGTCATCACCTCGGCAGCCGGCGCGGTGATCGTGGCTTTCCTCGTACTCCTGCTGGCCTCCCTGGGGTTCTTCGGCTCGCTCGGTCCGGCGCTGGCGATCGCGGTGGCGGTCATGCTGGTCACCTCGCTGACCCTGATCCCGGCGATCGTGTCGCTGCTCGGCCGGTGGGTGTTCTGGCCGTCGAAGGCCTGGCAGAAGGCGCCGAAGGCCACCATGGCCCGCCGGCTCGGCGCGGCCATCGGCCGCCGGCCCGCGCTGGTCGCCGCCGCCTCCGGCGCCCTGCTCGTGGCGCTGGCCGCCGGTACGCTCAGCTACCAGGCGGACTACGACTTCAGCGCCGGCTTCCCGCAGGACACCGAGTCGGCGAAGGCCGCCAAGGACCTGCAACGCGGCTTCGCCGCCGGCGCGCTCGCCCCCACCGAGGTCTACCTGACCACCGGCAACGGCAGCCCGCTCACCGACCAGCAGGTCAACGGCTTCGCCGCCGCCGCGGCCGACGCCCCCGGCGTGGCCCGGGTGCAGCCCACCGAACGCGGTACCGACCCGAGCGTCGCCCGGGTCAACCTGCTGCTGAACGAGAACCCGGTCTCCAACGAGGCGATCACCCTGGTCCGGGACGACCTGCGCGACGCCCTGCACGCTGCGGCCCCGACCGGTACGAAGGCGCTGGTGGGCGGGCCGACGGCGATCTTCGCGGACATCAACTCGGCCAACAACCGGGACCTGTCGGTGATCCTGCCCGTCGCGGCCGGGTTGATCGCGTTGATCCTGGCGCTGCTGCTGCGGAGCCTGGTCGCGCCGATCTACCTGGTGATTGCCGTGCTGCTCAACTTCGCGGCCACGCTCGGAGCGACGGTCTATCTGTTCCAGGGGTTGCAGGACAAGCCGGGGGTGACGTTCCAGCTGCCGATCATCCTGTATCTGTTCGTGGTGGCGATCGGGACGGACTACAACATCCTGATGATCGCGCGGCTGCGGGAGGAGGCTCGGGAGGGTCACGAGCCGCATGAGGCTGCTGCCATCGGGGTGGAACATGCCGGGCCTACGGTTGCCGCGGCCGGGTTGATTCTGGCGGGGACGTTCGGGGTGTTGATGCTGGCGCCGATCTCGTTCCTGCAGCAGATGGGGTTCGCGGTGGCGATCGGGATCGTGCTGTCGGCGTTCGTGATGTCGATGTTCTTCGTTCCTGCGGTGACGGCGCTGATCGGGCATGCGGCTTGGTGGCCGGGGCATGGGGATGCGCGGCGGGTCGAGGGGCCGCGCGCCGAGCCGGAGCCAGCGGGCGTGGCCTAG
- a CDS encoding DUF3427 domain-containing protein: protein MTDLGRGIYENLITQRLAKRLHDVDPELVQHDRLDPADTPDLLARHIATLARRALLAVGGGDDKLARQVALTNQIAESIAQADPRAVDADDQIGDARRLLHAIAAPATPPATPTFPVRPTTPLSTGALLVNGRHQPRIGHEVAHEMASADEVDLLCAFIKWHGLRIIEPAIRELIERGGRLRVITTTYMGATDQRALDRLAEIGADVKVSYETRTTRLHAKAWLFRRHNGTTTAYVGSSNLSKAALVDGVEWNVRISNMEQPHVINTFEATFTDYWSDSAFETYDPARDRERLRIALRGERADEAPTEIANLDIRPFPYQQEVLDDLDAERLVHGRWRNLVVMATGTGKTVVAALDYRRLRKAGHADSLLFVAHQEQILRQSRSVFRQVVGDGSFGETLVGGDRPSDWKHVFASIQSLHRQEIDPKAYDMVIVDEFHHAEAPTYARLLERLKPRVLLGLTATPDRSDGGDVRRWFDGHASVELHLWEALERQLLCPFQYFGLHDDVDLSRLRWKRGQGYDPAELDGVYTGNHARARMILRAVRDTADVERMRALGFCVSIGHAEFMADWFTKHGVPSAAVTSKLDRAGRHALMDRFRKHELRVLFTVDLFNEGVDLPMVDTILMLRPTESATIFLQQLGRGLRLDDDKPCLTVLDFIGGQHANFRFDLRWRALTGVSRRAVTAAVQDDFPSLPSGCHIELDRVAKDLVLANLKSALPTSKNGLVAELRHLGDVSLAEFLHESGLEIEDVYRSASIGGWTGLRRLAGFETAVAGPDDRELGRAIGRMLHTDDTDRLDLLARVAGGEHPGGDRLLDMLHFSLWGQSAPLAERDARLSRLWAEPARCAELRQVAEVLRGRIHRVTEEPLAARVPLRVHARYTRNEACAAFGMSNPGSLREGVKWLPDEQADLFFVTLVKSQQHYSPTTMYADRAITDRLFQWESQSTTSAASATGQRYIHHAERGSTVHLFVRETKVADRDLGAPPYLYAGPMTYQEHSGERPMRIIWRLTHPLPADMYAAARTIAA, encoded by the coding sequence ATGACCGATCTTGGCCGGGGCATCTACGAAAACTTGATCACCCAGCGACTTGCCAAGCGGTTGCACGACGTCGACCCGGAGCTTGTCCAACATGACAGGCTCGACCCAGCCGACACCCCTGATCTCCTCGCTCGACACATCGCGACGCTGGCTCGTCGTGCGCTTCTCGCCGTCGGCGGCGGAGATGACAAGCTGGCCCGTCAGGTTGCGCTGACCAATCAGATCGCGGAGAGCATCGCCCAGGCCGACCCGCGCGCAGTAGACGCTGACGATCAGATCGGCGATGCGCGGCGGCTGTTGCACGCCATTGCCGCACCGGCGACGCCACCCGCCACCCCCACCTTCCCGGTACGCCCCACGACCCCGCTCTCCACCGGCGCCCTCCTGGTCAACGGCCGCCACCAGCCGCGCATCGGCCACGAGGTCGCCCATGAGATGGCGTCCGCCGATGAGGTCGATCTACTCTGTGCCTTCATCAAGTGGCATGGCCTCCGCATCATCGAGCCGGCGATTCGGGAGCTGATCGAGCGCGGTGGCCGGCTACGGGTCATTACGACCACGTACATGGGGGCCACCGATCAACGGGCCCTGGACCGGCTCGCCGAGATCGGCGCCGACGTAAAGGTGTCCTACGAGACCCGGACCACCCGACTGCACGCCAAAGCCTGGTTGTTCCGCCGCCACAACGGCACCACTACCGCCTACGTCGGCTCTTCGAACCTCTCGAAGGCGGCGCTGGTCGACGGGGTGGAGTGGAACGTCCGCATCTCGAACATGGAACAGCCGCACGTCATCAACACCTTTGAGGCAACCTTTACCGACTACTGGAGCGACTCGGCGTTCGAGACGTACGACCCGGCGAGGGACCGGGAACGGCTGCGCATCGCGCTACGCGGCGAGCGCGCCGATGAGGCGCCCACCGAGATCGCAAACCTAGATATCCGGCCGTTTCCGTACCAGCAGGAGGTCCTGGACGACCTGGACGCCGAGCGGCTGGTGCACGGCCGCTGGCGGAACCTGGTGGTGATGGCGACTGGCACCGGCAAGACGGTGGTGGCGGCGCTGGACTACCGGCGGCTTCGCAAGGCTGGCCATGCCGACTCACTGCTCTTCGTCGCCCATCAGGAGCAGATCCTGCGGCAGAGCCGCTCGGTGTTCCGACAGGTGGTAGGGGACGGCAGCTTCGGCGAAACCCTGGTGGGCGGCGATCGACCGTCAGACTGGAAGCACGTCTTCGCCTCGATCCAGTCGCTGCACCGGCAGGAGATCGACCCCAAGGCGTACGACATGGTGATCGTCGACGAGTTCCACCACGCCGAGGCGCCTACATATGCGCGGCTGCTGGAGCGGCTGAAGCCGCGCGTACTCCTGGGGTTGACGGCGACGCCCGACCGGAGCGACGGCGGCGACGTGCGCCGGTGGTTCGACGGCCACGCTTCCGTGGAACTGCACCTCTGGGAAGCCCTCGAACGGCAGTTGCTCTGCCCGTTCCAGTACTTCGGGCTACACGACGACGTCGACCTGTCGCGCCTGCGGTGGAAGCGGGGGCAGGGGTACGACCCGGCCGAGTTGGACGGCGTCTACACCGGCAACCATGCCCGGGCCCGGATGATCCTGCGGGCGGTACGCGACACCGCGGACGTCGAGCGGATGCGGGCACTGGGCTTCTGCGTGAGCATCGGGCACGCCGAGTTCATGGCCGACTGGTTCACTAAGCACGGCGTGCCGTCGGCGGCGGTGACCTCGAAACTCGATCGAGCCGGCCGACACGCGCTGATGGATCGCTTCCGCAAGCATGAGCTGCGCGTGCTGTTCACCGTCGACCTGTTCAACGAGGGCGTTGACCTGCCGATGGTCGACACGATCCTGATGCTGCGGCCCACCGAGAGCGCCACGATCTTCCTTCAGCAGCTTGGGCGCGGCCTGAGGCTAGACGACGACAAGCCATGTCTGACGGTGCTCGACTTCATCGGTGGGCAGCACGCCAACTTCCGCTTCGACCTGCGCTGGCGGGCACTGACCGGAGTCAGCCGGCGAGCCGTCACGGCGGCAGTGCAGGACGACTTCCCGTCTCTGCCGAGTGGCTGCCACATCGAGCTGGACCGGGTGGCAAAGGATCTGGTGCTCGCCAACTTGAAGTCGGCGCTGCCGACGTCGAAGAACGGTCTGGTAGCAGAGCTCCGGCACCTCGGTGACGTGAGCCTGGCAGAGTTCCTGCACGAGAGCGGCCTAGAGATCGAGGACGTCTACCGGTCAGCGAGCATTGGCGGCTGGACCGGGCTTCGTCGCCTAGCCGGCTTCGAGACCGCTGTCGCCGGGCCGGATGACCGCGAACTCGGGCGGGCCATCGGCCGAATGCTGCACACCGACGACACCGACCGACTGGACCTGTTGGCCCGCGTTGCCGGCGGCGAGCATCCCGGCGGCGATCGACTGCTGGACATGCTGCACTTCAGCCTTTGGGGGCAGTCCGCACCTCTGGCTGAACGGGACGCCCGGCTTAGCCGGCTCTGGGCGGAGCCTGCACGCTGCGCTGAGCTGCGCCAGGTCGCCGAGGTGCTACGAGGCCGCATCCATCGGGTCACCGAGGAGCCGCTGGCAGCGCGGGTGCCGCTGCGGGTGCATGCCCGCTACACCCGCAACGAGGCGTGCGCGGCGTTCGGGATGTCGAACCCAGGGTCGTTGCGGGAAGGGGTGAAGTGGCTTCCCGACGAGCAGGCCGACCTCTTCTTCGTCACACTGGTCAAGTCCCAGCAGCACTACTCCCCCACCACCATGTACGCCGACCGGGCCATCACCGACCGCCTGTTCCAGTGGGAGTCGCAGAGCACCACATCTGCCGCGTCAGCCACCGGGCAGCGCTACATCCACCACGCCGAGCGCGGATCAACGGTTCACCTGTTCGTGCGGGAGACCAAGGTGGCTGACCGCGATCTCGGTGCGCCGCCGTACCTGTATGCCGGGCCGATGACGTACCAGGAGCACAGCGGGGAGCGGCCCATGCGGATCATTTGGCGCCTCACCCATCCACTGCCGGCAGACATGTATGCGGCGGCGCGCACCATCGCTGCTTAG
- a CDS encoding YciI family protein → MIMHKLDETVPGSYQPTPEFLALLGPFMEEVTKSGVMLAGEGLRPSTDNAARVKVTDKKTTITDGPFTETKELIAGFVLVDVRDKAEAVEIARRFADVFAQTGLDVEIDVRRVTEFEDITAG, encoded by the coding sequence ATGATCATGCACAAGCTGGACGAGACGGTGCCCGGCAGCTACCAGCCGACCCCGGAGTTCCTGGCGCTGCTCGGCCCCTTCATGGAGGAGGTGACCAAGTCCGGGGTGATGCTCGCCGGGGAGGGGCTGCGCCCCAGCACCGACAACGCCGCCCGGGTGAAGGTCACCGACAAGAAGACCACCATCACCGACGGGCCGTTCACCGAGACCAAGGAACTCATCGCCGGGTTCGTGCTGGTCGACGTGCGGGACAAGGCGGAGGCGGTGGAGATCGCCCGCCGGTTCGCCGACGTCTTCGCCCAGACCGGGCTGGACGTGGAGATCGACGTCCGTCGGGTCACCGAGTTCGAGGACATCACCGCCGGCTGA
- a CDS encoding GntR family transcriptional regulator produces MTPTLRLDADDPTPPYEQLRRQFVDLIGSGVLPLGERLPPLRQLAGDLGLAVGTVARAYRELEAAGLVRSRRGGGTRVTRDVPPPEGGPALDRHAAAYARQASLLGADLEAAVTALRRSWPAG; encoded by the coding sequence ATGACCCCGACCCTGCGCCTGGACGCCGACGACCCGACGCCCCCGTACGAGCAGTTGCGCCGGCAGTTCGTCGACCTGATCGGCTCGGGCGTGCTGCCGCTGGGGGAGCGGCTGCCGCCGCTGCGCCAGCTCGCCGGTGACCTGGGGCTGGCCGTCGGCACGGTGGCGCGGGCGTACCGGGAGTTGGAGGCCGCCGGGCTGGTCCGTTCCCGCCGCGGCGGCGGTACCCGGGTCACCCGCGACGTCCCGCCGCCGGAGGGCGGACCGGCCCTGGACCGGCACGCCGCCGCGTACGCCCGACAGGCGAGCCTGCTCGGCGCGGACCTGGAGGCCGCCGTCACCGCGCTGCGCCGGTCCTGGCCGGCGGGTTGA
- a CDS encoding VOC family protein, which yields MEQRISLITLGVADVARARAFYERLGWRGQEVEETVFFQAGGLAVVLWGRDKLADDAGVTDRGDDGFGGLSLAQNVRSREEVDAILADAAAAGAALSRPPRETFYGGYAGCFTDPDGHVWEIAHNPGFALAEDGTLTVPDFGAGS from the coding sequence ATGGAGCAGCGGATCAGCCTGATCACTCTCGGGGTCGCCGACGTCGCCCGCGCCCGGGCGTTCTACGAGCGGCTCGGCTGGCGCGGCCAGGAGGTCGAGGAGACCGTCTTCTTCCAGGCCGGCGGGCTGGCCGTCGTCCTGTGGGGACGCGACAAGCTGGCCGACGACGCCGGGGTGACCGACCGCGGCGACGACGGATTCGGCGGGCTGAGCCTCGCCCAGAACGTCCGCTCCCGCGAGGAGGTCGACGCGATCCTCGCCGACGCGGCGGCGGCCGGGGCCGCCCTGAGCCGGCCGCCCCGAGAGACCTTCTACGGCGGGTACGCGGGCTGCTTCACCGACCCCGACGGGCACGTCTGGGAGATCGCGCACAACCCCGGGTTCGCCCTGGCCGAGGACGGGACGCTGACCGTACCGGACTTCGGCGCCGGCTCCTGA
- the yidD gene encoding membrane protein insertion efficiency factor YidD: MRPEGAGLLRPRPVLHAADPRVGGRRGDPGAGADRAGRAAILGYRRWLSHRWPGRCRFTPSCSTYGLAAVERYGLAVGGRLAAARVRRCKPGVPCGTADPLR; encoded by the coding sequence GTGCGACCCGAAGGTGCTGGACTGCTGCGACCTCGGCCTGTTCTCCACGCTGCTGACCCTCGGGTCGGTGGCCGCCGGGGTGACCCGGGCGCCGGTGCCGACCGGGCCGGGCGGGCCGCCATCCTCGGCTACCGACGGTGGCTGTCGCACCGGTGGCCGGGCCGCTGCCGGTTCACCCCCAGTTGCAGCACGTACGGCCTGGCGGCGGTGGAGCGTTACGGCCTGGCCGTCGGTGGGCGGCTGGCCGCCGCGCGGGTGCGCCGCTGCAAGCCCGGCGTGCCGTGCGGCACGGCCGATCCGCTGCGCTGA
- a CDS encoding restriction endonuclease, with amino-acid sequence MGILKEMQRAHARQVRAQKQAQAAAYRHHQQMRREADRAMKAAQRASAADERERKRLYAAARVAEVAAQNSDLQAHLEELDNLLAATLDVDDHIDFRRLRRSAKHPPFDPGPLGTPLPPPDWRRFEPPAPTGLGKMFGGQAKYQQQLAGAQQSFAQAQAQHAKAEAHRQHRLSTAHQSYQQHCAKVEAEIKAHNAEIDRFAATVAAAEPAAVVEYFGMVLGNSVYPDDFPQHYRLAYVPESRQLVVEYHLPTLDVIPAVREHRYVKARDEITTAARPAKEIKERYANLVAQVTLRTVHELFEADRSGLVETVVFNGIVDTTDPRTGASVQPCLVTLRTTREVFTELNLSLVEPLACLQHLNASVSKRPAELAPVRPVLEFDMVDKRFVDEVDVLADLDQRPNLLKLTPTEFESLIQNLFAKMGLDTKQTRASRDGGVDCVAFDPRPIFGGKVVIQAKRYRNTVDVSAVRDLFGTLQNEGASKGILVTTSGYGPASYDFASGKPLELIDGSNLLYLLSEHAGVNARIDAGDLD; translated from the coding sequence GTGGGCATCCTCAAGGAGATGCAGCGGGCGCACGCGCGGCAAGTGCGCGCCCAGAAGCAAGCTCAGGCCGCCGCATACCGGCATCACCAGCAGATGCGCCGGGAGGCGGACCGGGCGATGAAGGCCGCACAGCGCGCCAGCGCTGCCGACGAGCGGGAACGGAAGCGGTTGTACGCCGCGGCACGCGTCGCCGAGGTGGCCGCCCAGAACTCTGATCTCCAAGCCCACCTGGAGGAGCTAGACAATCTTCTGGCGGCGACGCTCGACGTCGACGACCACATCGACTTTCGTCGCCTCAGGAGGTCGGCGAAGCATCCACCGTTCGACCCAGGACCCCTCGGCACTCCACTGCCGCCCCCGGATTGGCGCCGATTCGAGCCGCCCGCGCCCACCGGCCTGGGCAAGATGTTCGGCGGTCAGGCAAAGTACCAGCAACAGCTCGCCGGCGCGCAACAGTCGTTTGCGCAGGCACAGGCTCAGCATGCGAAAGCAGAAGCCCACCGTCAGCACCGACTGTCGACTGCCCACCAGAGCTATCAGCAGCATTGCGCAAAGGTCGAAGCGGAGATCAAGGCACACAATGCCGAGATCGACCGATTCGCCGCTACGGTGGCTGCCGCCGAACCGGCAGCGGTGGTCGAGTACTTCGGCATGGTGCTGGGAAACTCGGTATATCCCGACGACTTCCCGCAGCACTATCGCCTCGCCTACGTACCAGAATCCCGGCAGCTGGTCGTGGAGTATCACCTGCCGACCCTGGACGTGATCCCCGCCGTACGGGAGCACCGCTACGTCAAGGCGCGCGACGAGATCACCACCGCCGCCCGTCCAGCCAAGGAGATCAAGGAGCGGTACGCCAACCTCGTCGCTCAGGTCACCCTGCGGACGGTGCACGAACTATTCGAAGCTGACCGCTCCGGGTTGGTGGAGACCGTAGTGTTCAACGGCATCGTCGACACGACAGATCCTCGGACGGGCGCATCCGTTCAACCGTGCTTGGTGACCCTGCGAACGACCCGTGAGGTGTTCACGGAGCTCAACCTGAGCCTGGTCGAGCCGCTGGCCTGCCTTCAACATCTCAACGCCTCGGTGTCGAAGCGACCCGCCGAACTGGCTCCGGTGCGGCCGGTACTTGAGTTCGACATGGTCGACAAGCGGTTCGTCGACGAGGTCGACGTACTCGCCGACCTTGACCAGCGGCCGAACCTGCTCAAGCTCACGCCTACGGAGTTCGAGAGCCTGATCCAGAATCTCTTCGCGAAGATGGGCCTGGACACTAAACAGACGCGAGCGTCCCGGGACGGTGGCGTCGACTGCGTGGCCTTCGACCCTCGACCGATCTTCGGCGGAAAGGTCGTCATCCAGGCCAAGCGCTACCGCAACACTGTCGACGTGTCAGCGGTGCGCGACCTGTTTGGGACACTTCAGAATGAAGGCGCCTCCAAGGGGATCCTCGTGACCACCAGCGGCTACGGCCCAGCGTCCTACGACTTTGCGTCGGGGAAGCCACTCGAGCTCATCGACGGCTCCAACCTGCTCTATCTGCTGTCCGAACACGCAGGGGTGAACGCGCGCATCGACGCCGGAGATCTGGACTGA